One Pleurocapsa sp. PCC 7327 DNA segment encodes these proteins:
- a CDS encoding ureidoglycolate lyase, which translates to MSKPALLKQLRAEWITPERFQPYGQVITPSEDGKPYDRSDAQLNLQNGVPRFYIMRLHKRGRKFHKITRHSQCTQCLGSLEGKDWFIAVAPPSEANEPDLEKLAAFRIPGNCFIKLEVGTWHAGPYFEHDVVDFYNLELSDTNIVDHFTHSFLKSHNLEFELCS; encoded by the coding sequence CGTGCCGAATGGATTACCCCAGAACGCTTTCAGCCCTACGGACAGGTCATTACCCCCTCAGAAGATGGCAAACCCTACGATCGAAGCGATGCCCAACTAAATTTGCAAAATGGAGTTCCTCGTTTTTATATCATGCGCTTGCACAAACGAGGTCGCAAGTTCCACAAAATCACTCGTCACAGTCAATGTACGCAGTGCTTGGGATCTCTAGAAGGGAAAGATTGGTTTATTGCTGTTGCCCCTCCTTCGGAAGCGAACGAACCCGATTTAGAAAAACTGGCGGCTTTTCGGATTCCGGGGAATTGTTTTATTAAGTTAGAAGTGGGAACTTGGCACGCGGGACCCTATTTCGAGCATGATGTGGTCGATTTCTATAACCTAGAATTGAGCGATACCAACATCGTCGATCATTTCACTCATAGTTTTCTCAAAAGTCACAATCTAGAGTTTGAATTATGCAGTTGA
- a CDS encoding ComEC/Rec2 family competence protein, translating into MNRDSWTVLCLAYAIGLLSTGVLEFSNPNNPSWQQWIVVAVGLGFLSIVAAISIPRFWRRGPRWQLWLAAGLVAILAFAYFQFRIPQPGSNDISRVLEKGNSQSQIVTVEGKILTQGRLTSNQRVQFWFEAKKLENTNKHVTGKLYVTVPLSEDNSLYPGRQLSVTGILYQPRSPVNPGAFDFKTYLARQGAFAGLKGQQIRFKEGEKAPPWGLWQLRQRIINAQIRWLGNREGLLVSSMVLGQRTVDLPHNIRDSFIKAGLAHVLAASGFQVSLLLGAVIRLTKEFSPRKQFISGLCTLGVYVGLTGIQPSVMRAAVMGIGALIALVADRKVRQLGSLLLAGTILLLFNPLWIWDLGFQLSFLATFGLIVTMPALEKRLDWLPPAIATFIALPLAASLWTFPLLLHVFSVVATYSIPVNILTAPLVTVISLGGMVSATAAVIYPLAGSAIAGILYYPTQLLIQIVQFFTTLPGSSLAVGQLSLSLMLLIYGLMVLVWLSRWWQSRRWLVGVLVIILIVVPIRYNRLNLLQVSVFATKQEPVLIIQEQEKVILINSGDLSTAKYTIIPFLNRQGINQIDCAVDFTSGVNRIDGWSEIEKTLPIKRFLSDRPIPQIKYQLLSVGNKISIGSIEIQSINNALQLQIQKQTWLLVTESQVNPTNLTMLPKTGSVLLWSGKSLGKEWLDLVKPEVAIAVSPTLSQQTRQQLQQRGIQLYWTGRDGAIQWRREGGFQKTIETQEQEANLP; encoded by the coding sequence ATGAACCGCGACAGTTGGACAGTTCTCTGTTTGGCATATGCGATCGGATTATTGTCCACAGGTGTTTTAGAATTTTCTAATCCTAATAACCCTTCCTGGCAGCAGTGGATTGTAGTAGCCGTGGGGTTAGGATTTTTAAGTATCGTAGCAGCAATATCAATACCGCGATTTTGGCGCAGAGGGCCGAGATGGCAGCTATGGCTTGCAGCAGGATTAGTGGCTATTTTGGCTTTTGCGTACTTTCAATTCCGAATTCCTCAGCCAGGTAGTAACGATATCAGTCGCGTGTTAGAGAAGGGAAATTCTCAGAGTCAAATCGTTACCGTCGAAGGCAAGATTTTAACGCAAGGGAGACTGACAAGCAATCAGCGAGTTCAATTTTGGTTTGAGGCGAAGAAGCTTGAGAATACTAACAAGCATGTGACAGGTAAGTTATATGTCACTGTCCCCTTATCTGAGGACAATAGTTTATATCCAGGTCGGCAGCTAAGTGTTACTGGCATTTTATATCAACCGCGATCGCCAGTTAATCCGGGAGCGTTTGATTTTAAGACTTATCTAGCACGTCAAGGGGCGTTCGCCGGATTAAAAGGGCAACAAATCCGGTTCAAAGAAGGAGAAAAAGCACCACCTTGGGGATTGTGGCAACTGCGACAACGAATTATCAACGCTCAAATTCGCTGGTTGGGCAATCGGGAAGGATTGCTTGTCAGTTCGATGGTTTTGGGACAACGGACAGTCGATTTACCGCACAATATCCGCGATTCGTTTATTAAAGCTGGTTTAGCTCACGTGCTAGCAGCTTCTGGATTTCAAGTATCTTTGTTGTTGGGTGCCGTCATCAGATTGACAAAGGAGTTTTCTCCTCGCAAGCAATTTATTTCTGGACTTTGTACGCTAGGAGTTTATGTTGGTTTGACTGGCATTCAACCATCCGTAATGAGAGCAGCAGTGATGGGGATCGGAGCACTCATTGCGCTAGTTGCGGATAGGAAAGTGAGGCAATTGGGTTCGCTGTTGCTGGCAGGAACGATCTTACTATTATTCAACCCTCTGTGGATTTGGGATTTGGGGTTTCAACTTAGTTTTCTTGCTACTTTTGGATTAATCGTCACCATGCCAGCGCTGGAAAAGCGATTGGATTGGCTGCCACCCGCGATCGCAACGTTTATCGCCCTTCCCTTAGCTGCTTCCCTGTGGACATTTCCCTTACTACTGCATGTTTTTAGCGTTGTGGCGACTTACAGCATTCCCGTCAATATTCTTACTGCGCCTTTAGTAACGGTAATTAGTTTGGGGGGAATGGTGAGTGCAACGGCTGCCGTAATTTATCCTCTTGCCGGAAGTGCGATCGCGGGAATATTATACTATCCTACTCAACTACTCATCCAAATCGTCCAATTTTTCACCACCTTACCAGGCAGTTCTTTAGCCGTAGGACAACTGTCTTTGAGTCTGATGCTACTGATTTATGGGCTAATGGTCTTAGTTTGGCTCAGTCGCTGGTGGCAGTCTCGCCGGTGGTTGGTAGGCGTGCTGGTAATAATTTTAATCGTAGTTCCGATTAGATATAATCGGTTAAATTTACTTCAAGTATCGGTATTTGCCACGAAACAAGAGCCAGTTTTAATCATTCAAGAGCAGGAGAAAGTCATATTAATTAATAGCGGCGATCTGAGTACGGCAAAATATACAATTATTCCTTTTCTCAATCGCCAGGGTATTAATCAAATCGATTGTGCTGTCGATTTTACCTCTGGAGTCAATCGCATCGATGGTTGGTCTGAGATTGAGAAAACTTTACCAATTAAACGTTTTTTGAGCGATCGCCCGATACCACAAATAAAATACCAGCTTTTATCTGTTGGTAATAAAATCTCCATCGGTTCGATAGAAATTCAGTCAATTAATAATGCATTGCAATTACAAATCCAAAAGCAAACTTGGTTATTAGTAACTGAAAGTCAAGTCAATCCAACAAATTTAACAATGCTACCCAAAACAGGATCGGTCTTGTTATGGTCTGGAAAATCTCTGGGAAAAGAATGGCTGGATTTAGTCAAACCCGAAGTTGCGATCGCGGTTTCGCCCACGCTTAGCCAACAAACTCGACAGCAGCTACAGCAGCGAGGAATTCAGCTATACTGGACGGGGCGAGATGGTGCGATTCAATGGAGGCGCGAGGGCGGTTTTCAGAAAACTATAGAAACACAAGAGCAAGAAGCTAACCTACCCTAG
- a CDS encoding DUF4079 domain-containing protein encodes MGERLSELLEPIADWFRSLNTPEPIVHWGHPVMMGIVVFVMGSYVAYAGWRSRLTQDGEIAMKNRAAHRQLAPLMFIFIALGYTGGVLSLVMQRQPILESPHFWTGSVVLLVLAIQATIALTGFGDAQAQKELFRTFHAYLGSAAMILFIVHAILGLNLGLSI; translated from the coding sequence ATGGGAGAACGCTTAAGCGAGCTGCTAGAGCCGATAGCGGACTGGTTTCGTAGTTTAAACACGCCAGAACCCATCGTTCATTGGGGACACCCAGTTATGATGGGGATCGTCGTCTTCGTGATGGGGAGTTACGTTGCCTATGCGGGATGGCGCAGCCGACTTACCCAAGATGGCGAAATTGCCATGAAAAATCGCGCCGCTCATCGCCAACTTGCCCCCTTGATGTTCATATTTATCGCGCTAGGTTATACGGGTGGAGTGTTATCCCTCGTCATGCAACGCCAGCCCATCCTAGAAAGTCCTCACTTTTGGACGGGTTCGGTGGTACTGCTTGTCTTGGCAATCCAAGCTACCATTGCATTAACTGGATTCGGCGACGCACAAGCACAAAAAGAATTATTCCGAACCTTCCATGCTTATTTGGGTAGCGCGGCAATGATTTTATTTATCGTTCATGCGATACTGGGTTTAAACCTCGGACTTTCTATCTAG
- a CDS encoding LysE family translocator, protein MLYIIARSIHQGRTAGLVSTLGLEVGTLLQVIAAALGISALLASSTLAFNVVKYLGAAYLIYLGIGKLLVREEINQAEVDENLNLKRIFLQGVLVNLLNPKTSLFFLAFLPQFVDPSQGAVALQILFLGFLFVTMATISDGLYALVAGTLGQLLRGNLCFLRTQRYFAGSVYIGLGVSTVLSGSNNNK, encoded by the coding sequence GTGCTTTATATTATTGCCAGAAGCATCCATCAGGGACGCACGGCGGGACTTGTATCCACATTAGGACTAGAAGTTGGCACTCTTCTTCAAGTTATAGCAGCAGCACTAGGTATATCAGCTTTACTAGCTTCATCGACATTGGCATTTAATGTGGTGAAATATCTCGGTGCAGCTTATCTTATCTACCTTGGCATTGGCAAACTGCTAGTTCGCGAGGAGATCAATCAGGCTGAAGTAGATGAAAATTTAAATTTAAAACGTATCTTTTTGCAAGGAGTACTCGTTAACCTTCTCAATCCAAAAACATCTCTCTTTTTTCTCGCCTTTTTGCCCCAATTTGTCGATCCTTCCCAAGGTGCAGTAGCGCTCCAAATTTTATTTTTAGGATTTCTTTTCGTTACAATGGCAACTATTAGCGATGGGCTTTACGCTCTAGTAGCCGGAACGCTTGGACAATTGCTGAGAGGCAATTTGTGTTTCCTGCGAACTCAGCGCTATTTCGCAGGAAGTGTTTATATTGGTCTTGGAGTCAGTACTGTTTTATCTGGCTCAAACAACAATAAGTAA
- a CDS encoding iron ABC transporter permease translates to MKVSNPLKLPSSQKQQTTGFSYRIGITILLVSAALILTFAISLSLGAVHLSLSQLWQALWHQGDSVNQTILWQLRLPRVVAAIAVGAALGTSGALLQGMLRNPLAEPFLLGISAGAGLIVITMVTLGISQAWIPFAAWLGAILTTAIVYFLARTDNGIAVERLILGGVAISSLFGAVQTTLLILSEEGRIQTALNWIVGSLNGRGWPEVSMAGPYILIALICACLLGRYLNVLNLGDELAVGLGINLGRSRLLIGATATLLAASAVSMAGLIGFIGLIVPHAMRLLMGGNDYRWLIPLSAAGGALVLSIADLLARLGAVELPVGVVTSLLGSPLFVWFLYRRSFE, encoded by the coding sequence GTGAAAGTTAGCAATCCTTTGAAGTTGCCATCGAGTCAAAAACAGCAGACAACGGGATTTAGTTACCGCATCGGAATAACGATTCTCCTAGTCAGTGCTGCTTTGATATTAACTTTTGCCATTTCTTTATCTCTGGGAGCCGTCCATCTCAGTTTATCTCAATTGTGGCAAGCCCTATGGCATCAAGGCGATTCCGTTAACCAAACCATTCTCTGGCAACTGCGCCTACCCCGCGTAGTTGCAGCGATCGCTGTTGGTGCTGCCCTGGGAACGTCTGGCGCTTTATTACAAGGAATGCTACGCAATCCCCTGGCAGAACCCTTTCTCCTGGGAATCTCAGCCGGAGCGGGTTTAATAGTAATTACGATGGTGACGCTGGGGATTTCTCAAGCTTGGATTCCCTTTGCAGCTTGGCTGGGGGCGATTTTAACGACTGCGATCGTTTATTTTCTAGCGCGAACGGACAATGGAATTGCTGTAGAACGCTTAATTTTGGGCGGTGTTGCTATCTCTTCTCTATTTGGTGCCGTGCAAACTACCTTGCTCATATTATCCGAAGAAGGTCGCATCCAAACTGCCCTAAATTGGATTGTAGGCAGCCTCAACGGACGAGGATGGCCGGAAGTATCAATGGCGGGCCCTTATATCCTTATCGCTTTAATCTGCGCCTGTTTGTTAGGGCGTTATCTCAATGTTTTAAATTTAGGAGACGAACTAGCAGTCGGTTTGGGGATTAATCTGGGGCGATCGCGCTTATTAATCGGTGCTACGGCTACCTTACTCGCTGCTAGTGCCGTCAGCATGGCAGGACTAATCGGTTTTATCGGTTTGATCGTTCCTCACGCCATGCGTTTGTTGATGGGGGGAAACGATTATCGATGGCTAATCCCTCTATCTGCGGCAGGGGGCGCTTTAGTTCTATCCATTGCCGATTTACTCGCTCGTCTGGGAGCCGTAGAATTACCCGTCGGTGTAGTAACTTCTCTATTAGGTTCGCCTCTTTTTGTTTGGTTTCTCTACCGCCGTTCGTTTGAGTGA
- the pcrA gene encoding DNA helicase PcrA: MTTDRNFLSQLNPSQRRAVEHFCGPLLVVAGAGSGKTRALTYRIAHLIRHHQVDPENILAVTFTNKAAREMKERIEAIFAQDLAQKQHGQRLELLAEYEQKQLRSRIYKTITKKLWIGTFHSLFARILRYDINKYQDKRGRIWTRNFSIFDESDAQSLVKNIVTKQLNLDEKKFNPRSIRYQISNAKNLGLSPEQYLKENPHYKGRVIAEVYNGYQAQLAANNALDFDDLILIPVRLFQQNESILGYWHNQFRHILVDEYQDTNRIQYELIRLLTTNGETRKSEWNWQGRSIFVVGDADQSIYSFRMADFTILLNFQSDFGDGLPDEDTRTMIKLEENYRSRENILKAANSLIENNTQRIEKVLKPTRGLGEQIYCYKADNEQAEAEFVINKLKHLRAENPELDWGSFAILYRTNAQSRSFEDALIQRSVPYTIVGGFKFYDRQEIKDALAYLRVVSNPADTVSLLRIINTPRRGIGKATIESLISASQELSIPLWEILSDETSVNTIAGRTAKAINKFVKTIQEFQEQIETLSAAEILHQIMEKSGYIDELKSKGTEEADNRLENVYELYNAVLQFQQDTEDTTLEGFLANASLASDLDNLEEGQQKVSLMTLHSAKGLEFPVVFLVGLEQGLLPHGRSIDDPLALEEERRLCYVGVTRAQEQLFLTYAKERYTWGSRETKIPSQFLQELPKELISSNIKPRIYSRRLIVGKPAGGAILSDRDLNWSVGDRVVHQVYGEGEVTHILGSGKKATLAIKFSDLGQQKIIPPTDPKLAPMQ; encoded by the coding sequence ATGACGACCGATCGCAATTTTTTGAGTCAACTCAACCCTTCCCAACGTCGCGCTGTCGAACATTTCTGCGGACCTTTATTAGTTGTTGCTGGGGCAGGTTCTGGAAAAACTAGGGCATTGACCTATAGAATAGCTCACTTGATTCGCCATCACCAAGTCGATCCAGAAAATATTCTCGCCGTGACTTTCACTAACAAAGCTGCGCGGGAGATGAAAGAGAGAATCGAGGCAATTTTTGCTCAAGATTTGGCGCAAAAACAACACGGGCAAAGATTAGAATTATTAGCAGAATACGAGCAAAAACAGTTGCGATCGCGCATTTATAAAACCATTACTAAAAAACTTTGGATTGGCACGTTCCACAGCTTATTTGCTCGCATTCTCCGCTACGATATCAACAAATACCAAGACAAACGAGGACGGATTTGGACGCGAAATTTCTCTATCTTTGATGAATCTGACGCACAAAGCCTGGTTAAAAATATCGTCACCAAGCAATTAAATTTAGATGAGAAGAAGTTCAACCCTCGCTCCATTCGCTATCAGATTAGCAATGCTAAAAATTTAGGCTTATCTCCCGAACAATATCTCAAAGAAAATCCTCATTACAAAGGACGAGTTATTGCAGAAGTCTACAACGGATATCAAGCACAACTTGCCGCTAACAACGCCCTTGACTTCGACGATTTAATTTTAATACCAGTCAGACTATTTCAACAAAATGAATCTATCTTGGGTTACTGGCACAATCAATTTCGTCATATCTTAGTCGATGAATATCAAGATACCAATCGCATTCAATACGAATTGATTCGCCTTCTTACCACCAATGGCGAGACGAGAAAAAGCGAGTGGAATTGGCAAGGAAGGTCTATATTTGTAGTCGGCGATGCCGACCAATCGATCTACAGTTTTCGGATGGCAGACTTTACAATTCTGCTGAATTTCCAATCGGATTTTGGAGATGGCTTGCCAGATGAAGATACTCGTACCATGATCAAGCTAGAAGAAAATTATCGTTCCAGAGAAAATATTCTTAAAGCCGCCAATTCTTTAATCGAAAATAATACCCAACGCATCGAGAAAGTTCTCAAACCCACGCGAGGATTAGGAGAACAAATTTATTGCTATAAAGCAGATAACGAACAAGCAGAAGCTGAATTTGTTATTAATAAACTGAAGCATTTAAGAGCAGAAAATCCAGAATTAGATTGGGGAAGCTTTGCAATTTTATATCGAACTAATGCCCAGTCTCGTTCCTTTGAAGATGCTTTGATTCAGAGAAGCGTTCCCTATACTATTGTCGGGGGATTTAAATTCTACGATCGCCAGGAAATTAAAGATGCTCTAGCGTATTTACGAGTCGTTTCTAATCCTGCTGACACAGTTAGCTTGCTGCGAATTATTAATACTCCGCGTCGAGGAATTGGCAAAGCAACAATTGAGTCACTTATAAGCGCTTCTCAGGAATTAAGCATTCCCCTCTGGGAAATTTTAAGCGATGAAACATCAGTTAATACGATAGCGGGACGCACAGCAAAAGCTATTAATAAATTCGTAAAAACCATTCAGGAATTTCAAGAACAGATCGAGACGCTTTCTGCGGCTGAAATCCTCCATCAAATCATGGAAAAGTCCGGCTATATCGACGAGTTAAAAAGCAAAGGAACGGAGGAAGCCGATAACCGCCTAGAAAACGTTTACGAACTCTATAATGCTGTTCTCCAATTTCAACAAGATACAGAAGATACAACGCTAGAAGGATTTTTAGCAAATGCTTCGTTAGCTTCCGATTTAGATAATCTAGAAGAAGGTCAACAGAAAGTTTCTTTAATGACCTTACATTCTGCAAAAGGACTCGAATTTCCCGTCGTGTTTTTAGTTGGTTTAGAACAGGGATTATTGCCTCACGGTCGCAGCATAGACGACCCGCTAGCATTAGAAGAAGAACGCCGCCTTTGTTACGTTGGGGTTACTCGCGCCCAAGAACAGTTATTTTTAACCTATGCAAAGGAACGCTATACTTGGGGGTCGCGAGAAACAAAAATTCCCTCTCAATTTTTGCAAGAGTTGCCGAAAGAATTAATTAGTAGCAATATCAAGCCAAGAATTTATTCGCGTCGTCTCATTGTTGGCAAACCTGCTGGGGGGGCAATTTTAAGCGATCGTGACTTGAATTGGTCGGTTGGCGATCGCGTCGTTCATCAAGTATATGGAGAAGGAGAAGTTACCCATATTTTAGGCTCGGGGAAAAAAGCAACGCTAGCCATTAAATTCTCCGATCTCGGGCAACAAAAAATTATCCCTCCAACCGATCCAAAGTTAGCGCCGATGCAGTAG
- the trxA gene encoding thioredoxin gives MSAAAPVTDATFKELVLDSDVPVLVDFWAPWCGPCRMVAPVVDEIAEQYAGQVKVVKLNTDENPNTASQYGIRSIPTLMIFKGGQRVDMVVGAVPKTTLANTLEKYL, from the coding sequence ATGTCAGCAGCAGCTCCCGTCACAGATGCAACTTTTAAAGAACTGGTTTTAGATAGCGACGTTCCCGTATTGGTTGACTTTTGGGCACCTTGGTGCGGACCTTGCCGCATGGTGGCACCAGTAGTAGATGAAATTGCCGAACAATATGCAGGTCAAGTCAAGGTCGTTAAACTCAACACAGATGAGAATCCTAACACTGCCAGTCAGTACGGCATCCGCAGCATTCCTACGCTAATGATCTTCAAGGGAGGTCAGAGAGTGGATATGGTGGTAGGTGCGGTTCCCAAAACTACCTTGGCAAATACTTTAGAAAAATATCTCTAA
- a CDS encoding LOG family protein encodes MAVSHPQNNLESAFPEELAELIKQLPTLKYGKLIQRALAVLVRIAGEEVDRLDWKILTAALEDLEQGFQIFYPYRHIRKITIFGSARISANSSEYRLAVDFARRITQLGFMVLTGAGGGIMQAGNEGAGREHSFGLNIRLPFEQEANPFIANDSKLINFKYFFTRKLFFLRESDAVALFPGGFGTQDEAFETLTLCQTGKYGPAPLVLIDEPGGDYWLSWNQHVQKNLLERGLISPEDINLYTITDNLSIACDTIRNFYQVYHSSRYVGKQFVMRLNCELSDAQVEQLNEGYSDILAEGRIEKSSALPQEIGSETEHLPRLVFHFNQRSFGRLYQLINQINRMSYLVSEAEHPERK; translated from the coding sequence ATGGCTGTATCCCATCCCCAAAATAACCTCGAATCGGCTTTCCCAGAAGAATTAGCGGAACTCATCAAACAGTTGCCAACCCTTAAATATGGCAAATTAATTCAGCGAGCGCTAGCAGTGCTAGTAAGAATCGCGGGGGAAGAAGTCGATCGCTTGGATTGGAAGATTCTAACCGCTGCATTAGAAGATTTAGAACAAGGATTTCAAATTTTTTATCCCTATCGCCATATTCGTAAGATAACTATTTTCGGTTCTGCCCGCATTTCTGCCAATAGTTCGGAATATCGCTTGGCTGTAGACTTTGCTCGTAGAATAACTCAATTGGGATTTATGGTATTGACGGGCGCGGGTGGCGGTATCATGCAAGCAGGTAATGAGGGAGCGGGACGAGAGCATTCTTTTGGTTTAAATATCCGCCTACCTTTCGAGCAAGAAGCGAATCCTTTTATTGCTAACGACTCGAAGTTAATTAACTTTAAGTATTTCTTCACGCGCAAGCTCTTTTTCCTCAGAGAAAGCGACGCTGTTGCCCTTTTTCCAGGCGGATTTGGCACTCAAGATGAAGCCTTTGAAACGCTGACCCTCTGTCAAACGGGTAAATATGGTCCCGCGCCTCTAGTGTTGATTGACGAACCCGGAGGCGATTATTGGCTGAGTTGGAACCAGCACGTTCAAAAAAATTTGCTGGAGAGGGGTTTGATTAGTCCAGAGGATATCAACCTCTATACCATCACGGACAACTTAAGCATCGCTTGCGATACGATTCGTAACTTTTATCAGGTCTATCACTCCAGCCGCTACGTTGGCAAACAATTTGTCATGCGTCTCAACTGCGAACTATCAGACGCTCAAGTCGAGCAACTTAATGAAGGGTATAGCGACATCCTCGCTGAAGGCAGAATTGAAAAAAGTAGCGCCCTACCCCAAGAAATCGGGAGTGAAACCGAGCATTTACCCCGTCTGGTTTTTCACTTCAACCAACGCAGCTTTGGGCGCTTGTATCAACTAATCAATCAGATCAATCGCATGAGTTATCTTGTCTCTGAAGCCGAGCATCCCGAACGTAAATGA
- a CDS encoding ferritin-like domain-containing protein — MTVAYPRKFNNSMSARDILKRVVENREIHMITLNRYRYNEQRSCKDLTDLIERLNGKPKELVQDLSRHIAEEARHAMWLTDLLVELGADIGKPPGVSYIDEFERLLDQDAYNSENKLEEGIIAALASINVTEKRGCEYFSAHIHALKEAPQTEENIKIRETIEKIFPEEAGHVRWGNRWLTKIAQTSPEHRTKVEQAKRKYAAIEQAAFEAGMDIMAGAELRRINKLMEIANTMSVWERPQYLMERLPQTLFAPELQEIRIEAAKRAWNRNPQEFVEKFVPMFLNGLTKTQNQRKTAKA; from the coding sequence ATGACTGTCGCCTATCCCCGCAAATTCAACAATTCTATGAGTGCCCGCGACATTCTCAAACGAGTCGTGGAAAACCGCGAAATTCACATGATTACCCTCAATCGCTACCGCTATAACGAACAACGTAGCTGTAAAGATCTCACCGATTTAATTGAAAGGCTTAACGGTAAGCCGAAAGAATTAGTACAAGATTTGTCCCGCCATATTGCTGAGGAAGCTCGCCATGCGATGTGGTTGACTGATTTATTAGTGGAGCTAGGGGCAGATATTGGCAAGCCTCCAGGCGTGTCCTACATTGATGAATTTGAACGCTTGCTAGACCAAGATGCCTACAACTCAGAAAACAAACTGGAGGAAGGTATTATTGCTGCTCTAGCATCGATTAACGTCACTGAAAAGCGTGGGTGTGAGTATTTCTCTGCTCATATTCATGCCCTCAAAGAAGCTCCTCAGACCGAAGAAAATATCAAAATTCGAGAAACGATAGAAAAGATTTTCCCAGAAGAAGCAGGTCACGTTCGTTGGGGAAATCGCTGGCTTACTAAAATTGCCCAAACAAGCCCAGAACACAGAACTAAAGTAGAACAAGCCAAACGCAAATATGCAGCAATCGAACAAGCTGCTTTTGAGGCTGGCATGGATATTATGGCAGGTGCAGAACTTCGCCGAATCAACAAACTGATGGAGATTGCCAATACCATGTCTGTTTGGGAGCGTCCCCAATATCTGATGGAACGCTTGCCCCAGACTCTATTTGCTCCCGAATTACAGGAGATCCGAATTGAAGCTGCAAAACGCGCATGGAATCGCAATCCCCAAGAATTTGTGGAGAAGTTCGTGCCGATGTTCTTAAATGGCTTGACTAAAACCCAAAACCAGCGAAAGACAGCCAAAGCCTAA
- the pipX gene encoding transcriptional coactivator PipX has product MSNETYLNHPTFGLLYRVCLLDENQEIFTTLYAQRLFFLVTTTSQGISFETISRSNARLLVENRLRQLRRAESSQEYKQLYDIYQQTFQ; this is encoded by the coding sequence ATGAGTAACGAAACCTATTTGAATCATCCAACATTTGGACTGCTCTACAGAGTATGTCTGCTCGATGAAAACCAAGAAATTTTTACTACTCTCTATGCTCAGCGCCTCTTTTTCTTGGTAACAACGACCTCACAAGGAATCTCCTTTGAAACCATTAGTCGCTCTAATGCTCGCCTGTTGGTAGAAAATCGTCTGCGCCAACTGCGCCGTGCCGAGTCGTCTCAAGAATATAAACAGCTCTATGATATTTATCAGCAAACTTTTCAGTGA
- a CDS encoding YggS family pyridoxal phosphate-dependent enzyme — protein sequence MTIAQRINQIRQQIPPQVRLIAVTKQVSVEAMREAYAAGIRDFGENRLQEALLKQERLQNLSDICWHFIGHIQANKAKKVLEHFQWIHSVDDLKIAQRLNRLAAELPYPPQVCLQVKVLPDPNKYGWQIPELLRALPDLEQCHHLKIQGLMTILPLGLSQDQILTAFQQTRELARTIEQRSHLRMEQLSMGMSNDYLLALQAGATMIRLGRIIFGERT from the coding sequence ATGACGATTGCCCAACGCATCAACCAGATTCGCCAACAGATACCGCCTCAGGTGCGTTTAATCGCCGTCACCAAACAAGTATCGGTAGAGGCGATGCGAGAAGCTTATGCAGCAGGCATACGAGATTTTGGAGAGAATCGCCTACAAGAAGCGTTACTGAAACAGGAGCGACTGCAGAATTTATCTGACATTTGTTGGCATTTTATCGGGCATATACAGGCAAATAAAGCTAAAAAAGTCTTGGAACATTTTCAATGGATTCATTCCGTTGACGATCTTAAAATTGCTCAGCGTCTTAATCGTCTAGCCGCCGAGTTACCCTATCCCCCTCAAGTCTGCCTTCAAGTAAAAGTCTTGCCCGATCCTAATAAATATGGTTGGCAGATCCCCGAATTACTGAGAGCGTTACCCGATTTAGAGCAATGTCATCATCTCAAAATTCAAGGCTTGATGACAATTTTGCCGCTAGGATTATCCCAAGATCAAATTTTAACAGCTTTTCAACAAACCCGCGAACTCGCTCGGACAATCGAGCAGCGATCGCACCTGCGGATGGAGCAGCTGTCGATGGGAATGTCGAACGACTATTTGCTTGCCCTTCAAGCAGGTGCAACTATGATTCGCTTGGGAAGAATTATTTTTGGAGAAAGAACATAA